The Canis lupus dingo isolate Sandy chromosome 11, ASM325472v2, whole genome shotgun sequence genome includes a region encoding these proteins:
- the LOC112659649 gene encoding putative olfactory receptor 2W6, whose product METANDSTGGYFILVGFSERPELELILSFFVLMFYTVTLVGNVAIVLLSILDTGLHTPMYFFLRNLSVLDLCFTTSIVPQMLVNMWGGNKKISYAGCMVQYWVALALGSTECVLLAVMAVDRYVAVCWPLRYACIMHARLCHLLAAASWSFGFANSFLQSSMAIVLPRCGNRRVDHFFCELLIIIKLSCVDTGPTESKMFIARLIILGMPVSIILTTYVCITRAVVKMRSAEGRKKAFGTCASHLMVVSLFYGTIMFLYLQPKDNYSQDQSKALAVLYMILAPTLNPLIYTLRNKDVKKAVRRMIGKEQV is encoded by the coding sequence ATGGAAACAGCTAATGACAGCACAGGTGGGTATTTCATCCTAGTGGGCTTCTCTGAACGGCCTGAGTTAGAGCTgatcctctctttctttgtcctgATGTTCTACACTGTAACTCTTGTGGGCAATGTGGCCATCGTCCTGCTCTCTATCCTGGATACTGGACTTCACacacccatgtacttcttccttagAAACCTCTCTGTGCTTGACCTCTGCTTCACCACCAGTATTGTGCCCCAGATGCTGGTGAACATGTGGGGAGGCAACAAGAAGATCAGTTATGCTGGCTGCATGGTCCAGTACTGGGTGGCCTTGGCACTTGGCTCCACTGAGTGTGTGCTCCTTGCAGTGATGGCGGTTGACCGCTATGTTGCAGTTTGCTGGCCTCTGCGCTATGCCTGTATCATGCACGCCAGGCTGTGCCACCTCCTGGCAGCAGCTTCCTGGTCCTTTGGTTTTGCCAACTCCTTTTTACAGTCCTCAATGGCCATCGTGCTGCCTCGATGTGGAAACCGGCGTGTGGAccatttcttttgtgaattgttgATCATCATTAAACTCTCCTGTGTGGATACTGGCCCAACAGAATCTAAAATGTTTATTGCCCGGCTAATCATCCTAGGCATGCCTGTCTCCATCATCCTGACCACTTACGTATGCATCACCAGGGCAGTAGTAAAAATGCGctcagcagagggaaggaaaaaggccTTTGGGACCTGTGCCTCCCACCTAATGGTAGTCTCACTCTTCTATGGGACCATTATGTTTTTGTATCTGCAGCCCAAGGACAACTACTCCCAGGACCAGAGCAAAGCACTGGCAGTGCTGTACATGATCCTTGCACCCACACTCAACCCTCTGATCTACACGCTGAGGaataaggatgtgaagaaagcaGTCAGGAGGATGATAGGGAAGGAGCAGGTGTAG